In Streptantibioticus cattleyicolor NRRL 8057 = DSM 46488, a genomic segment contains:
- a CDS encoding IS5/IS1182 family transposase, with translation MSGVITASEPSWIAPFTGLSPRQFGKLITALRREGVDPVRKGRPWSLPLEDRVLLIAAYWRTNLTLRQLAPLFGVSKSAADRIIDHLGPALALQQRKRFRKDTVLIVDGTLVPTRDHTIAEQSKNYRYSTNHQVVIDADTRLVVAVGRPVAGNRNDCKAWELSGAKDAVGKTTVIADGGYRGTGLVIPHRREKGQTELPEWKEEHNASHRKVRARVEHVFARMKGWKILRDCRLKGDGVQHAMLGIARLHNLVLAG, from the coding sequence GTGTCTGGTGTGATCACGGCGTCTGAGCCCTCCTGGATAGCCCCGTTCACTGGGCTGAGCCCGCGCCAGTTCGGCAAGCTGATCACCGCGCTCCGGCGTGAGGGTGTGGACCCGGTGCGCAAGGGTCGGCCATGGAGCCTGCCGCTGGAGGACCGCGTGCTCCTGATCGCCGCGTACTGGCGGACGAACCTGACCCTGCGCCAACTGGCCCCGCTGTTCGGGGTGTCCAAGTCGGCGGCCGACCGCATCATCGACCACCTCGGGCCCGCGCTCGCGCTCCAGCAGCGCAAGCGGTTCCGCAAGGACACCGTGCTCATCGTGGACGGCACCCTCGTTCCCACCCGTGACCACACCATCGCCGAGCAGTCCAAGAACTACCGGTACTCCACCAACCACCAGGTCGTCATCGACGCCGACACCCGGCTCGTCGTCGCGGTCGGCCGACCAGTCGCAGGCAACCGCAACGACTGCAAGGCGTGGGAGCTGTCCGGCGCGAAAGACGCCGTCGGCAAGACCACGGTCATCGCAGATGGCGGCTACCGGGGCACCGGCCTGGTCATCCCGCACCGCCGCGAGAAGGGCCAGACCGAACTCCCGGAATGGAAGGAGGAGCACAACGCCTCCCACCGCAAAGTCCGCGCCCGTGTAGAGCACGTCTTCGCCCGGATGAAGGGCTGGAAGATCCTTCGCGACTGCCGGCTGAAGGGCGACGGCGTCCAGCACGCCATGCTCGGCATCGCCCGCCTGCACAACCTCGTCCTTGCCGGGTGA